A window from Coturnix japonica isolate 7356 chromosome 1 unlocalized genomic scaffold, Coturnix japonica 2.1 chr1random1359, whole genome shotgun sequence encodes these proteins:
- the LOC107306759 gene encoding hemoglobin subunit rho encodes MVHWSAEEKQLITSVWGKVNVEECGAEALARLLIVYPWTQRFFDNFGNLSSPTAIIGNPKVRAHGKKVLSSFGEAVKNLDNIKNTYAKLSELHCEKLHVDPENFRVRC; translated from the exons ATGGTGCACTGGTCCGCCGAGGAGAAGCAGCTCATCACCAGCGTCTGGGGCAAAGTCAACGTGGAGGAATGTGGTGCCGAAGCCCTGGCCAG GCTGCTGATCGTCTACCCCTGGACCCAGAGGTTCTTTGATAACTTCGGGAAcctctccagccccactgccatcATTGGGAACCCCAAGGTCCGTGCTCATGGCAAGAAAGTGCTGAGCTCCTTTGGGGAAGCCGTGAAGAACCTGGACAACATCAAGAACACCTACGCCAAGCTGTCGGAGCTGCACTGCGAGAAGCTGCACGTGGACCCCGAGAACTTCAGGGTGAGATGCTGA